In the genome of Chlamydia ibidis 10-1398/6, one region contains:
- a CDS encoding Na+/alanine symporter, translating into MLYFLEYLNSVCISFGVFPIILLLGGALTWKLRGLQFSSLRLGFSLMLKSEEEHGSVQSGKISRYEAVAGILAGNFGTGNIAGMAIAITCGGPGSLPWIWLAALL; encoded by the coding sequence ATGTTATATTTTCTAGAATACCTAAATAGTGTTTGTATATCGTTTGGTGTTTTCCCGATAATCCTATTGTTGGGTGGCGCATTGACGTGGAAACTTCGTGGCTTACAATTTTCTTCTCTCCGTTTGGGGTTTAGTTTAATGTTGAAAAGCGAGGAAGAGCATGGCTCTGTTCAAAGTGGAAAAATATCTCGATATGAGGCAGTTGCAGGCATTTTAGCTGGCAATTTTGGTACCGGGAATATTGCAGGTATGGCTATAGCGATTACATGTGGAGGGCCAGGAAGTTTGCCTTGGATTTGGCTAGCAGCTTTACT